GTGAACTTAGATCTACCAGATGACATTGATGACCTCTGGCAAATCGGGACTTGCAACTGCCTTCTTCAACGATGGCAACACTTGCATGGCAAGACCGCTCGCTGAGCTGATGATGCAAGAAGCTAACCAGGAAGTCCCTGAAATGGCTCACACGATATGCATCTCGTTCCTTTTTTTGGTGGTGGTAAGAACCGGCAGGGTGGTGGTCGGTTTGGAGGCCGTGATTTTAGAATAGAAGTAAAAACAAACTGATCTTATTGTATCAACATGAGACATGAAGGATCGATACATATATCTACTAGTTAAGTGGTTTGAATCATCATGCCTTTGTGGCGTCCTTAGCCTCTCCTGCTTTACCCTCTACAAACTCAGCTGCTTCATTTCCTTTTGCCTTCACATAATCCAAAGCTTTCTGAGCTCCATCCACTGCAGTGTCTTTGGCTTCAACGTTCTTCTCAACAACGTAGTCTTTTGCTTTCTCTCCATCTTTTAACGCTTCCTTTGTCTTCTCCGTCACGTAATCCGAAGCTCCCTTTCtgtttatgtatatgtatattcaGATTCATTATTGACAAAACGGATATCTACAATGGCCAACATGGAATTATCTTACTTAATTCTCAAATATTTGAGGCAATatgtaaactataaaaaaacaaaagagagatcACTTATACACTATGGTTTATGAACCTCTATATCTTGAACGATATTATAATATCATCGTTAGTAATATTAACCATTtctaatatatatgtgtgtgagAGTTTTTGGGCGAATATAGAGGCTCACGAGACAagatgttaaaagaaaaagcaTAGACTTACGTGGCCTCGTTGACGTCATCGAGAATGTTACCGTCACCTGCGTAGATCAACGACTTCTTGCGCTGAGAGACGACGACGAGCTCagttttccggccaaaaccgACGGCGCCAACGCCGCTCTGCTTGGCTGCTCCGCTGGGGAAAGAAGAACAAATCCCACTGAGAACAGCTCCGGAGAATGACATCGCCAtgaagagagcaaaagaaatcAAAGGAGGGGTTTAAAGAGGAACAAGAGTGAGATGAGTATAATCTCTTCTCGAATAGTATCATCGTTTTTATAGATAGTAGTCAACTACAATCCAAATTATACGTGTGGCATCCTAAGATATTTTTAATGCATtgatgttattttcttttaactactgaaaagaaagagaaaaaaaacaagtcgGCCAACAAAACTTGTGGTTATACACAGTGCCGGCTCTGGGTTGGTGCCGTGCAAATGCACAAGGTCCccatttttcattaaaatttctTCACTGTTTTAGGGTCTTAAATTTTAACATTCGTTTAATTAAAGGAtccaatttttaaaatcatcaattaacataggaaaaaatattagataGCACAAGGCCCAGTGTTTTAAGCCACATGTGAGCATTTTGGCAACACAAGTTTTAGAGGTCAAcgtttctgttttcttttttttttcaaaattaaacacTAAGACTGTGATTGGATAAATTATTGGCGTTAAATATTATAGTAAAAGTAAACTTTGCTGAGTTACTCTATCTTTCACCAATCaactaaaaagatatattttttatctttcaaaaaaaaaggaaaatatgttTTCATCTCATTTTAGGTTTGACATTCTTACCTCAACTCGCAGTACCTACCTAAACCCGAACgaaaaaaccgaaaccgaatctAAACTACTATacaaaatatccgaatgggactTATGATCTTAGTACTTTGGAGATTGGTTATAAcctgaaccaaaccgaaatctGAACTAGAATCTGAAAATAtcagaaattaattaaatatgtcactacaagaaaacacgccgATATCGAGGgttttttcctcggtatttcgtcggaatacgcgtattccgacgaaataccgaggaaaatgtccctcgaaaaaaactcgtcgaaatttcattttccgtcgaaatttcctcgaaattttgtgacggaatttcgaggaaacatatttccgaggaaatttagAGGACTGACCTTCGTCGAAGAGGTCCTCGGAATATATTGAGGAAcaattccctcggtatataccgaggattatACCGAGGGAATGACCtacgaaaattttcgaggaacctgtccctcggaaaattccgacgaaaggtgttcctcgaaaattttcgaggaaagctGTTCGTCgaaattttccgagggacaggttcctcgaaaattttcgagggctgctttcctcgaaaattttcgaggaaccctccctcggaatataccgaggaacgcttccctcggtatataccgaggacatctgttcctcggaatattccgaaaattaaattttttaaaaaaatttttttttaaaaaataatattttaaattttaaattcgtaaatataaaattaaaatttaaattaaaaacatattatttaaaattcaaagtcatacaaacgaaaagaaaacatttagagtttttgaaataaattaaactacggGGTTTGGAAGTCCGGGTCTGGCATGTTCGGGAAGTCGacgttggcgttcgggttcatgctcctcatcatcgccatcatttgctcgttcagcttcctctgtgcctcccagcccgcctcttgactcgccaccatggactccagcgcagatatgcgagcatccttgtccctcatctggctcagaaggacttcttgatcaacataggacggtggtggtgcagaagcagacggaaccgagggagaccgacgagccaaaccgaacaaacggcccttcttctttggaaccgactgaaaaagaaagtgtaaatttaaataatataaaatttaaataatataaaaaggattgaactttaaaaaatgaacttaccgcttcaacgatttggttgatccgaacccgaggcaagccggtcgatcccgtggaatcgtcatcctcggtttgaagctgagacacttcctgttccatctgactgtcgataagggtgaccacatccctcacaacaccatcatcaatctcgccggtcttcttgttggtatacGCCGTCTTTATTAGGCGGAGATGATCAACCGGCTCCCCCTCATTTTCTTGCGCCTtggaaaaacataaattaaacaaacattagtaattaaaagaaatgcacaaaaaatattagaatcttaaataatataataaaaaaccgacaagcttaccaagcgatctcccagactggctaaagactgagcacccaagttatggacgtacatgcccttccccttacggtcgctcttgcggttggtggagttggtggaagaagttgctctgacttcgttcttactccaatgctCACTCAACTCCCGCCAGACCGTCGGGTCCATCCCCTttggaacctttaaaaaaaaattgttaaataaataaaaaaatattttaaaaaataaaaaaattgtatcataaataaaaacgaaccttgtttatttcccacttcttcttccacgagtgcatctgcttcccatagttgtccataactttatggacgaagtggtaatagataaacaacgtatcatcggcattccagttgaattgttgctgaaaataaaacacaattagtagaaaattaatattaaagatgaaaaaaataagtaaaaaataagtaaaaaatagaaaacttaccgcaaactgttgaaaccacatatgctgcttctcgagagggaagtcggtgaaagtcggatgtccattgtcgagggacgagtacatcatactgttgatccatccgctgatcccgttcccggatcggtcaaacctaataaaaagaattaattattttagaattaaatattttaaatgaatcaaattttaatgaaaaaaaaaatagatttaattaCCATGTCTGACCCTGTCCACGTGGATACTgagtgagatatggaagatGGTCACGACCCGGCTGTCGAACAAACTCCGCAACTCTCAGAAGTGCCGGATGAGCAGGAGCATGAGAAGGAGCAGGAGTGGGTGCCACACCGGGAGCGGGAGGAGAATGAGAGGGAAATGGAGAAGGAGATGTCTGGTAGGAGCTGTACGGCGATGCGGAACCCGC
This genomic interval from Raphanus sativus cultivar WK10039 unplaced genomic scaffold, ASM80110v3 Scaffold0169, whole genome shotgun sequence contains the following:
- the LOC108847634 gene encoding protein COLD-REGULATED 15B, chloroplastic; the encoded protein is MAMSFSGAVLSGICSSFPSGAAKQSGVGAVGFGRKTELVVVSQRKKSLIYAGDGNILDDVNEATKGASDYVTEKTKEALKDGEKAKDYVVEKNVEAKDTAVDGAQKALDYVKAKGNEAAEFVEGKAGEAKDATKA